The sequence GTGAGACCTTAGTACAGATGAAAGCCGATTTTTTGGGCAATGATTTCTTCAATATTCCAGAAATGAAGAACATTCAAAAGCTTTTTGAAGTTGCAAAAGGCGGAATTGCATTCTTTGGCAATACCAAAACCAAAGTTGGTGAAAAAATGGAAATACTGGAATACCAAACAGATTTTCAAAGGTTGCTATCTATTCTTAACATACTAAACCAGCTTGCCACATCCGAAGAAATAAAAGTGTTGAATGGTGAAGGTTTTTCTATGGAAACGGAAGTCAAGGATAATGATAGAATCAATGTTGTCTTTAATCACGTTAAAACCAATTTTAAGGAAGACATAAGTCTAGATGAAATTGCCAATATAGTAAGTATGACCGTTCCTTCATTTTGTAGGTATTTTAAAAAAATAACCAATAAGACCTTTACACAGTTTGTAAATGAGTATCGTCTGGTCCATGCTTCCAAACTATTGGCAGAACAACCAATGAGCATCACCCAAGTCTGTTATGATAGTGGGTTCAACAATTTTTCGCATTTCAATAAGTCCTTCAAAACATTCACAGGTCAAAACCCATCAGAATATAGAAATCAATTAAAGGCTGTACTTAAATAGCATGGGATTGTTTTCAGAAAAAATGATTTTAGAGTTGCCCGATAGTGATATTGTCTATTATCCAAATTTTTTGAAGGAAGAAGCCAGTTCGTATTTCAAAGGGTTACGGGATGACATTCCATGGCGACAAGATGAGATTACTATTTTTGGAAAAACATACCCCCAGCCAAGATTGACCGCATTATATGGAAATAATGGAAAGACCTATTCCTACTCCAATATTACCATGACACCTCTGGAATTTACGCCAGAACTGCTAAAAATAAAATCCACAATTGAAAAAGAAGCTGGTATAGAATTTTCAACTTGTTTACTTAATTATTATAGAGACGGAAAGGATAGTAATGGTTGGCATTCCGATGATGAAAAAGAACTTGGCCAAAACCCGGTAATAGCATCACTATCATTAGGAGCAGAACGCTTTTTTCATTTGAGGCACAAACAAGATAAAAGCATCAAACACAAGGTCTTACTAGAACATGGAAGTTTATTGTTGATGCAAGGGCAAACCCAACACCATTGGCATCATCAAATTGCAAAAACTGCAAGAAAGATTGGAGAACGGATAAACCTCACTTTCAGGGTAATTAAATAATTATTTGAACAAATCGTTCAATACTTTGGCAAGTCTTAGGCCTCCTTTTTGCAACTGCTCAAACAGTACATCGTTGTATTTATAACCATATTTATACCCTAACTTTTCGCCCACTTCTGCAGAAGTATAGATTTCTGCGCACAACTGATGAGACTCTTCTACCCAATCATACACTGTACCTTCTTGAATTTTTTTTCTTTCTTTTTTTGACACTTGCTTAAGTTCATCAGCAAGCTCGGTATATGTCATGCCATAAGATAAAATTAGGTTTTTATCCCAAACTCTGTGTAGATTGGTTCCTTCGCCAAACCACTGCAACTGAATATCGTTACCTCCTTTATCCTCTGCCCTACTAGCATGCATGGGCTGGTGCAAATCACCAACCAAATGGACTAACATTTTAAGATAAAAAACCCTGTCAGCTCTAGAACTATTTTCATTTTTCACTATTCTTGTACACTCCCCAATGGCCTGTACTACATCACCATATTTACTCTTAGGTGAATCTTCATAGCGCATATTTAGAGGATAGTTAACATAATGCCATGCAGAAAACTTAGAATATGCACGGTCAGCTTTTATCTCATCTGCAAAAGTGGAAACAAAAGCCAAGCTGTGTCCGTCCAACAAATCTTTCAACGCTCGTTTTGCCTTTCCCGTTAAATGGTTTTCCGCAATATGTCCGGTAACCCTATGTCCCGTTTTTCCCCAATAATTACTATAACCTAATAAAGGTACCAGTAAAAAGAGTAAAATGGTTTTGTTCATGATTGATGATTTTTTCAAATGTAGAAAACTGTGATTAATAAAAACATATCATAAAGAGGCATTTTCATTAGATTATTAACATCATTTGTGAAAGTGAATTTAATATGATATATTTATGATATCAATTTAATATCATTAAATCAATAATTATGACAGATGAGAAAATAATCTCCCCTTTAAACGGATACTTTATGTTATTCGTTTCCTTAGTGCTTTTTTTTGGAGGAATCGCCGCCATTATTTCTACCAAATCCGGTTGGTTCGGTATTTGTGTTTTTATTGGGTTGATAATGGCCTTTGGGTTGGTTTTGGTAAATCCGAATAATTCACGGGTTTTAGTGCTTTTTGGAAAATATGTAGGAACCATAAAGAAGAATGGGCTTCATTGGGTAAACCCTTTATACTCCAAACGAAAAGTTTCTTTACGAGCTAGTAATTTTGATAGTGAACGACTTAAAGTTAATGATAAACTGGGAAATCCAGTTATGATAAGTACCATTTTGGTTTGGAGGGTAACGGATACTTATAAAGCTGCTTTTGATGTTGATGATTACAAAAATTTTGTTCGGGTTCAAACAGATGCTGCAGTTAGGAAATTAGCAAGTATGTATCCATATGATAATTTTGCCGACGAGGGTATAGAAGAAGATATTACCTTGCGTTCCAGTTTAAATGAAGTAAGTGAAGCTCTTGAAAAAGAAGTCCAAGAAAGACTTGGAATGGCCGGAATTGAAGTATTGGAAGCAAGAATCGGTTATTTGGCCTACGCACAGGAAATCGCCAATGCCATGCTAAAACGCCAACAAGCTACGGCAATCGTTGCTGCAAGACATAAAATTGTTGAAGGTGCAGTAAGCATGGTAGAAATGGCACTGGAAGAATTAAACAAAAAGCAAATCGTAGATTTGGATGAAGAACGAAAAGCTGCCATGGTTAGTAATTTAATGGTTGTACTATGTTCAGATAAAGATGCTTCACCTATTGTAAATACAGGAACTCTTAATCATTGATAAGTATTTGTATTTAATACGATTACATCAAAAGGTAATTAAGGTATTAGTTAGAATAAATGAGTAAAAAAAAGGCGTTCGCTCTAAGACTCAACGAAGACATGCTCAAAGCAATTGAAAAATGGGCTGCTGATGAATTTCGCAGTACTAATGGTCAGATAGAATGGATGTTGATGAAAAGTCTTAAAGAGGCAAAAAGAGAGCCAAAAAAAAAGAGCAATGAGGATAATTAATTTTTGGGATTTTTTTAACTAAGCTTACCCGTAAATTTGACGGACTAACTTAAATTATCCAATGTTGAAATTCCGTTTTGTACTCGCTGCAACGCTCTTCCCTATTGTATTTTTTGCTCAGACCAATCCAAAACAATTTACCGTAAAGTATATTTCCGAACCCATCAAAATAGATGGGGTATTGGACGAATCTATTTGGAAAACCGCTGAGAGCGCTCATGATTTCCAACAATATTTTCCTTCGGATTCTATTTTGGCAGTTCAGCCAACCGATATAAAAATGCTCTACAGTGAGACGACATTATATGTTGGCATCAAAGTAAATACAGAAGGTGACGATTATGTAATTCCATCATTACAAAGAGATTATAGAGCTGGTGGCAATGATAACATTAGTTTACTTTTTGACACTTTTAATGATGGCACAAATGCTTTTCTGTTTGGCATGAACCCTTATGGAGTAAGAAGAGAAGCTCTAATTTCCAATGGAGGTACTGACCTTAGAGGTTTTACCACTTCTTGGGATGTAAAATGGCGAGGGGAATCCAAAATGTATGATGGCTATTACATCTGCGAAATGGCTATTCCCTTAACCTCGTTTAAATTTAAGCAGGGAGAGACCAAATGGCGCTTTAATAGCTATCGTTTTGATATGCAGACCAATGAAACCAGTACATGGATAGAGATTCCCCAGAATCAGTTTATTTTTGGTTTAGCATTTATGGGCGATATGGTTTTTGAAAAACCATTGGGAAAATCAAGGACACCGTTAGCAATTATTCCATACGTCAATGGAATTTCTTCAAAAGATTTTGAAACGAACGATACCAATAATGACCTGAATTTTGGTGGGGATGCCAAAGTGGCCATTGGTAACGGAATGAATTTGGATATTACCGTTAATCCCGATTTTTCCAATGTAGAGGTGGACAATGTTTTCACCAACCTTACCAGATTCGAGATATCACTCCCAGAAAGAAGGCAGTTTTTTGTTGATAATAGTGATCTTTTTGGAACGTTTGGTAATTCACGTGATTCCAACCCATTTTTTTCAAGAAGAATAGGAATTGCCGAAAATTTGGATGAAGAAACCATTGAAAATGGTATTATTGGGGGAATCCGCCTCAGCGGAAAACTTAATGAAGATTGGCGTTTAGGGCTGTTGAATATTCAGACCGAGGAAGATACTGAAAACGAAATCCCTAGCAATAACAATACTGTTTTTGCACTTCAAAAAAAGATGTTCTCCCGATCTAATCTCAGTTTTATTTTTGTTAACCGTGAAACTTTCAAGGATTATGATTTTTTAGAGGAAACAGAAAGGTATAACCGTGTGGTTGGATTAGATTATAATCTTGCATCTGCAGATAACACCTGGGTTGGTAAATTTTTCTTTCATAAATCCTTTGCACATGACATTGGTGATGATGACAGCTCTGGGGGAATTGACCTTCAATATAATTCAAGGACTATTAATTTTGGTTTGCGTGGTAACTATGTTGGCAATGACTTTAGATCAGATTTAGGGTTTGTAAGAAGACAAGATATAATCGCGGCAAGACCTTTTATAGAATTTAATTTTTGGCCTAAGAAAGGAAAAATCAATTCTCATGGCTTCCGTTTTAGTCCAAACGCTATATGGAGACCAACTCTGGACTATCAAAATACCGATTATACTATTTTTACCAGCTGGCAAGCTCAATTCAAAACCCAAGAAGAAATATCAGCTAGAATGTTCAATAGATTCACTTTTTTAACCGATTCTTTTGATCCAACAGATACAGATGGTGCACTTGAACTTCCTGCGGACCAGGGGTACTATTACACTAGTTATGAAGTTGAATTTCAAAGTGATAGACGAAAAATCTTTTCTTATTCTTTAGAACCAGGATATGGGGATTTCTTTAATGGTAACCGATTTTCTTTTGAGGGTGACATTAGTCTAAGACTTCAACCAAAAGTTTCTCTTTCCCTGGATTTAAACTATGACAGCATAAATCTCCCTGATCCTTTTCCGAGCGCTGACCTATGGCTGGTGAGTCCCAGAGTCAACATTACTTTTAATAAATCTGTATTTTGGTCAACCTTGGTACAATATAGCAATCAACGAGACAATTTAGGTTTTAATTCACGCTTGCAGTGGAGATTTGCCCCGCTATCAGATTTGTTCATAGTGTATAACGACAATTACTTTGTAAATTCATTCATGCCAAGAAACAGGTCCATTAACCTTAAGCTTACCTATTGGTTAAACATTTAGAATGAATTTCAAGGTACTTTGTTCAGATTTAGATGGCACCCTGCTATCTACAAAAAATGATGTTTCTGAATTTACCATTTCAGAGATAAATCGAATAAAGGAAAACCTTAGGATCATTCTAGTTTCGGCAAGAATGCCAAAATCCATGACCTAT is a genomic window of Flagellimonas sp. CMM7 containing:
- a CDS encoding AraC family transcriptional regulator → MMIQKPTFEAIAPSFGHSFTYQKFNENKENKNNGWHYHPELELVYIKGGSGKRQIGSHVSYFRNGDLILIGSNLPHCGFTDRLTGNKSETLVQMKADFLGNDFFNIPEMKNIQKLFEVAKGGIAFFGNTKTKVGEKMEILEYQTDFQRLLSILNILNQLATSEEIKVLNGEGFSMETEVKDNDRINVVFNHVKTNFKEDISLDEIANIVSMTVPSFCRYFKKITNKTFTQFVNEYRLVHASKLLAEQPMSITQVCYDSGFNNFSHFNKSFKTFTGQNPSEYRNQLKAVLK
- a CDS encoding alpha-ketoglutarate-dependent dioxygenase AlkB, coding for MGLFSEKMILELPDSDIVYYPNFLKEEASSYFKGLRDDIPWRQDEITIFGKTYPQPRLTALYGNNGKTYSYSNITMTPLEFTPELLKIKSTIEKEAGIEFSTCLLNYYRDGKDSNGWHSDDEKELGQNPVIASLSLGAERFFHLRHKQDKSIKHKVLLEHGSLLLMQGQTQHHWHHQIAKTARKIGERINLTFRVIK
- a CDS encoding S1/P1 nuclease encodes the protein MNKTILLFLLVPLLGYSNYWGKTGHRVTGHIAENHLTGKAKRALKDLLDGHSLAFVSTFADEIKADRAYSKFSAWHYVNYPLNMRYEDSPKSKYGDVVQAIGECTRIVKNENSSRADRVFYLKMLVHLVGDLHQPMHASRAEDKGGNDIQLQWFGEGTNLHRVWDKNLILSYGMTYTELADELKQVSKKERKKIQEGTVYDWVEESHQLCAEIYTSAEVGEKLGYKYGYKYNDVLFEQLQKGGLRLAKVLNDLFK
- a CDS encoding SPFH domain-containing protein; its protein translation is MTDEKIISPLNGYFMLFVSLVLFFGGIAAIISTKSGWFGICVFIGLIMAFGLVLVNPNNSRVLVLFGKYVGTIKKNGLHWVNPLYSKRKVSLRASNFDSERLKVNDKLGNPVMISTILVWRVTDTYKAAFDVDDYKNFVRVQTDAAVRKLASMYPYDNFADEGIEEDITLRSSLNEVSEALEKEVQERLGMAGIEVLEARIGYLAYAQEIANAMLKRQQATAIVAARHKIVEGAVSMVEMALEELNKKQIVDLDEERKAAMVSNLMVVLCSDKDASPIVNTGTLNH
- a CDS encoding Arc family DNA-binding protein, giving the protein MSKKKAFALRLNEDMLKAIEKWAADEFRSTNGQIEWMLMKSLKEAKREPKKKSNEDN
- a CDS encoding DUF5916 domain-containing protein, which translates into the protein MLKFRFVLAATLFPIVFFAQTNPKQFTVKYISEPIKIDGVLDESIWKTAESAHDFQQYFPSDSILAVQPTDIKMLYSETTLYVGIKVNTEGDDYVIPSLQRDYRAGGNDNISLLFDTFNDGTNAFLFGMNPYGVRREALISNGGTDLRGFTTSWDVKWRGESKMYDGYYICEMAIPLTSFKFKQGETKWRFNSYRFDMQTNETSTWIEIPQNQFIFGLAFMGDMVFEKPLGKSRTPLAIIPYVNGISSKDFETNDTNNDLNFGGDAKVAIGNGMNLDITVNPDFSNVEVDNVFTNLTRFEISLPERRQFFVDNSDLFGTFGNSRDSNPFFSRRIGIAENLDEETIENGIIGGIRLSGKLNEDWRLGLLNIQTEEDTENEIPSNNNTVFALQKKMFSRSNLSFIFVNRETFKDYDFLEETERYNRVVGLDYNLASADNTWVGKFFFHKSFAHDIGDDDSSGGIDLQYNSRTINFGLRGNYVGNDFRSDLGFVRRQDIIAARPFIEFNFWPKKGKINSHGFRFSPNAIWRPTLDYQNTDYTIFTSWQAQFKTQEEISARMFNRFTFLTDSFDPTDTDGALELPADQGYYYTSYEVEFQSDRRKIFSYSLEPGYGDFFNGNRFSFEGDISLRLQPKVSLSLDLNYDSINLPDPFPSADLWLVSPRVNITFNKSVFWSTLVQYSNQRDNLGFNSRLQWRFAPLSDLFIVYNDNYFVNSFMPRNRSINLKLTYWLNI